The nucleotide window GAAACCGCCAAAGTGATGATCGCCGGACGGAACTTCCGCACCGTGCTCGACCGCTGCTGGTCGGTGCCGCGCCGGCTGCGGGAAATGGCCGCGGCCGACTACGCGGTGGACCGTCAGGTGCTGTCGCCCATGCCGGAGCTTCTGGCCTACCGGCTGGACCCGGAGGACGGGCTTGACCTGGCGCGGTACCTGAACGAGGTGCTGATGCGCATGGTGGACGAGGCGCCGGACCGCTTCTACGCGC belongs to Deltaproteobacteria bacterium and includes:
- a CDS encoding amidohydrolase encodes the protein MVIDVHTHIVPEDFPPAGNRAAGNRWPSMDRTGAETAKVMIAGRNFRTVLDRCWSVPRRLREMAAADYAVDRQVLSPMPELLAYRLDPEDGLDLARYLNEVLMRMVDEAPDRFYA